Proteins encoded together in one Rhizobium sp. 11515TR window:
- a CDS encoding SDR family NAD(P)-dependent oxidoreductase — MVDFSEDFKGKRVVVTGAAGIFGGWIAKAFAKAGAKLLLTDVDGHRLAAAAQEIGDGYLQHVADLTSDADIKSLLSAIAGHWGSADVLVNNAGIYPSGFLLDLTAEDWDRIFDINLRAPFLLSQGVALQMIEKGVKGSIVNISSGASRKMRSTVVPYCTSKTALDRLNKGLALELAEFGIRVNIVEPGFAPGSDVSHLTQEHIDTVVGNIPLGRISSPDDAATAVLYLASDAAAYVTGATLTVDGGNSIGSLAVFQAKKKPL, encoded by the coding sequence ATGGTCGATTTCTCTGAGGATTTCAAAGGCAAGCGCGTGGTCGTGACAGGGGCGGCCGGCATTTTCGGTGGCTGGATCGCCAAGGCTTTCGCCAAGGCTGGAGCAAAGCTTCTCCTGACCGATGTCGACGGCCACCGGCTTGCTGCTGCTGCGCAAGAGATCGGCGATGGGTATCTGCAGCACGTAGCGGATCTGACCTCCGATGCCGATATCAAGTCGCTCCTTTCCGCCATAGCCGGCCACTGGGGATCAGCCGACGTTCTCGTCAACAATGCCGGCATCTATCCGTCTGGCTTCCTGCTCGACCTGACTGCCGAGGATTGGGACCGGATCTTCGACATCAATCTTCGTGCACCGTTCTTGCTTTCGCAAGGTGTTGCCCTTCAGATGATCGAAAAAGGCGTGAAGGGCTCGATCGTCAATATTTCTTCCGGCGCTTCGCGCAAGATGCGCAGCACCGTCGTTCCCTACTGCACCTCGAAGACCGCACTCGACCGTCTGAACAAGGGGCTGGCGCTCGAGCTTGCCGAATTCGGCATCCGGGTCAACATCGTCGAGCCGGGCTTTGCGCCGGGCAGCGACGTCAGCCACCTCACGCAGGAACACATCGACACCGTCGTCGGCAATATTCCCCTTGGCCGGATTTCGTCGCCTGACGATGCAGCGACCGCCGTCCTCTATCTGGCATCGGATGCAGCCGCCTATGTCACGGGTGCGACGCTGACCGTCGACGGCGGCAATTCGATCGGCTCGCTTGCCGTCTTCCAGGCGAAGAAAAAGCCGCTCTGA